A segment of the Parasynechococcus marenigrum WH 8102 genome:
CAGCGCTGGACTGGTTGATCACCGATGCGCGTAGACAGGACCTCGTGGAGCCTTCACCGCAGCAGAAAGCCATGGCCGAACTGCTGGGAACCGAGCTCACTCAGGCAGCCAGCTGATTAACTCCAGCTTGATCAAGCACCAAGGGGATCCGTTCCTCAGCTTTGATCGCCATCAGGTGAACCCCCTGGACAATTCCGAGGTAACGCTTCACCTGCTCCGCCGCGATTGCCACCCCCTCCATGGCGGGATTATCTGCTGATTCCAACCGCAGAATCAGGTCTTCAGGGATGCAGGCACCCGGCACCACACGGTTGATGAAGCGGGCATTCTTAGCCGACTTGAGCAGAAATACACCCGCCAAAACCGGCAGGTTCAGCGGTTCCGCCAACTCAACCTGAAACCGCTCCAGTGCTGAAGGGTCCATCACCATCTGGGTCTGCACAAAGCGAGCACCGGCTTCGTGTTTGCGATGCAAGCGCCGTTGCAGCCCACTCCAGCTGCGCGATTGGGGATCAGCGGCACAGCCGGCGAACAGTTGCGTCGCACCATCCGGCAAATCAGCCTTCACGGGATCCTTCCCTTGATTGAAGGCCGTCACCTGACGCAGCAGCTTCACCGATTCGAACTCATTCACCGGTCGGGCATCGGCCTGATCACCCGCCCGCACGGGATCACCCGTGAGACAGAGCAGGTTGTGGATGCCTAGGGCATGGGCTCCCAGCAGATCCGCCTGCAGCGCCAGACGGTTGCGATCCCGACACGCCAACTGCAACACAGGCTCCAGGCCTCGATCCAGCAGCAGACGGCAGACCGCCAGGCTGCTCATCCGCATCACCGCACGACTGCCGTCGGTGACATTGACGGCATGCACCCGTCCCTTGAGATGGTCCGCCATGGCCAGCGTGTGGGAGGGATCTCCTCCCCGGGGGGGCATCACCTCCGCCGTCATCGCCTGCTGACCGGACTCAATCGCGCGTTGGAGCGCCGTCGTCAAACCCTGAACTGCCGATGGAGCCCACTATGCAGGATCAGATCATCCGACGGGACTACCATTAGTTGAAAGGGTGGTTGAGGCCCATGTCCAGCAGCGATCCAAGCGATCCCCTCAACATTTCTCTCTCAGCACGGGAGATTGAGATCATTGAATTGGTGGCGGAGGGCCTCACCAATCAAGAAATCGCTGACCGGCTCACCATCAGCAAACGCACGGTGGATAACCACGTCAGCAACGTGTTCACCAAAACGGGCTCAAAAAACCGTGTGGCACTGCTGAACTGGGCGATGGACAACGGCAAGATCTGCCGGGATGGCTTCAACTGCTGTGCCCTTCCAGATGCCGATGGCCCCGAATGATCATCCCGGGCTGAGCGGGCTCGGGGAGCTCCTGTAGGGAACTGGACGACAGTTGGATCTTGAACAAGGCGGCGTACTCGACGCAGGCCTCCAAGCTTCTGCCAACAAAACGAAGCATTCCTTCCCGGTCGTAGAGGCCCACCATCGCCCGAAAGCGGCTGCTGTTCAAACCTAAAGGAAATCGAAAGAGTCTTCCAGGTCTGCTCAGGCGTAACCGAAGGCCTGCCGTTCTGTCAGAGGCCAATCCTGCAGCGGCCGCCTGGCCAATGCTGCATTGGACCAGCGCCCATCGCCGGTGATTTCCTGCCCGCACCACGACGGAATCTCCAGGGGTGTTTGCGCGGCTGGCAGCTCCACCTCCGCCAGCAGCAAGGGACCATTGCGTCCGGCGAAGTGGTCAACGACCCAGTCCCCGCCAGCCAAGGAGAGTTGGTAGCGGGTCTTCTCCAGACGATGGGGGGCCAGGGTCCACAGCGACTCGGCATCCGCAACCGGAATGGCGTATTCGAACTCATGGCGCACCAGCCCAATGGCATCGGCGGCTGCCTTGAGAGTGAGCCAGGCGGCTTCAGCCCCACGCAGACGAATCCGCACCGTGATGCCTTCGGCGCTGGCGGCCAGGTAGCCCTGGCGCAGTGGCTGGGGTTCTCCCGCCAGAGATCGCCAGTCCTCACCGTTCAACAAGAAGCGTCGTTCGATTTCGACGGCCATGGTTCGCTCAGTTGTGGGAGGGCTGGGCTGCCGTCAGGCTTCCGGCCCAGTGCAGCTTGGAGGCCACGGTGCGGTAATAGGAAGGGCTCTGGTTCAGTTGCACCATCTGGGCATGGTGGCGGGCTTGCTGCACCACGCAGCATTCGCCTGGTTCCAGCACCGTGCAGCCAACACCGTCCTTCCATAGTTTGATCCGATGGTCACCGGCCCCTAAGGGCCAGATCACCAGTCGGGCCCGCGGCGGGACCACCACCGTGCGGCTGGAGAGGCTCATCGGGCAGATCGGTGCCACCACAATGGCGTCGATGCCCGGATGCAAAATCGGACCCCCAGCTGCAAGGGCATAGCCCGTGGAACCGGTGGGAGTTGAAAGGATCAGTCCATCGCCGCGGATCTGGTCCACCACTTCCCCATCGATTTCCAATTCGAGGGTGCAGGTGGGTGAAATCTCATCGCGGTAAGCGCGCAGATAAAAGTCATTGAGCGCCCAGTGGTGCTCGTCATCGTCCTCGACATCAGGCTGCTGCAGCGGCGTCGGTGCGTCCGCCCGCTCCTCAGCGCTGCGGCGATCCACCATCGCCTGAAGCATCATCCGCCGCTCCATGGCGTACTGATCATTGAGAAGACGCTGCCAGATCTCATCCCCCCGCAGCACACGGCGGTCATGGGTGAGGAAGCCGAGATGCCCCCCCACATTGATGCTGAGAATGGGGATGTCGTGGACGGCCAGGTGGCGGGCAGCCCCCAGAACAGTGCCATCTCCCCCGAGCACCACCGCCAGATCAGGAAGTTGCTCCTGCGTCGCCAACAGGCCTGGGAATGGGTTGACCCGGGCCCCAGACATGGCAGTGGTCACCTCACTACCAAGAGCCTTGAGCTCCTTGGCGCACTGACGGGCTTCACGTTGAGCAGGCTGGCTGTCAGCCCGATAGATCACCCAGACCCGATCGAGACGCATGGCCCCTGTGGATGGTTACCAGCGGAGCAGGTTGAACTGTTCCATATCGACGGTAACCCTGTTGCGATAGAGCGACAGCAGGATGGCAAGACCCACGGCTGCTTCTGCAGCAGCCACTGTGATCACGAACACAGCGAATACCTGACCGCGAATCAGGTCACCATCGACATAGGACGAAAATGCCATCAGGTTGATGTTCACTGCATTGAGCATCAGCTCGATGCTCATCAGCACCCGCACAGCGTTGCGGCTGTTGATCAATCCCCAGACGCCGATGCAGAACAGCATCGCTGCCAGCAGCAGGTAGGCCTGAAGCGAAGGAAGTTGAGAAAGAAGCTCGGTCATCGTTCAGGGTCAGGAGGAAGGCCGCTCAACCAGCAGCGGGGTGCGGGATTTTTCGATCAGGCCCTGATCAGCGACCTCACCGGTCACAACATCCGTCGCCAGCACATCTCGGCGAGCCAGAACGATGGCTCCGATCATCGCCATCAGCAGCAATACGGACGCCACCTCAAAGGGCAACAGGTAGTCGGTGAACAGGTGCTCGCCGATGCGAGCGGTTGCCTCTTCACCCACAGCAGCAGGGCCAGGTAAGGACCAGGGAGTGGTGAGCACAACGCGGACCAGCAGCGCCAGCAGCCCCAGACAAACCCCGCCCGAAACAGCCCGTCGAACGTTCAATCCAGCGATGGCCTTGAGGTCCTCGCGCTTGTTCACGAGCATGATCGCGAACAGGATCAACACATTGATCGCCCCCACGTACACGAGGACCTGGGCCGCGGCGACAAAACTGGCATTCAGCAGCAGGTAGAGACCGGCCACGGCCATGAAGACACCTCCCAGAAGGAAGGCGGAATAGACGATGTTGCTGAGCAGTACGACCCCCAGGGCACCGGTCACCACGACCGCGGACAACACCAGGAAACAGATCAGTTCGGTGGTTGTGGCAATGCTCATGCCTCGCCCTCCTGGGTTGTACCGGTGGATTGTCCCTCATTCTTGGCACCAACCTTTGCAGGGGGTGCCAGGGTTTCAAGCACCTGTGAGGGAAGCTGTCCCGCACGGGGACGATCGTTCGGCACGCCATGGGGGTCCATCTCACCGGCGGGGAGATAGGCGAGCTCACGCAGTGGCTGCACCGAAGGGTCGGTGGTCACGCTCGTTGGCAAGCGACCCAAAGCAACGTTGTCGTAGTTGAGGCTGTGGCGATCAAAGGCTGCCAATTCGTACTCCTCCGTCATCGACAGGCAGTTGGTGGGGCAGTACTCCACGCAGTTACCGCAGAAGATGCAGACTCCGAAGTCGATGGAGTAATTGCGCAGCTCCTTCTTCTTCGTCGCCTTGTTCATCACCCAATCGACCACCGGCAGGTTGATCGGGCAGACCCGAACACACACCTCACAGGCGATGCACTTGTCGAATTCGTAGTGGATCCGGCCGCGGTACCGCTCGGAAGGAATCAGCTTTTCGTAGGGGTACTGCACCGTCACCGGACGGCGCTTCATGTGGTCGAAGGTGACCGAAAAGCCTTGCGCCAGGTTGCGGGCGGCATCCACGGCATCCCGCGTGTAGTCACCGACCTGTTTGAGAAATCCGAACATGGCGAGAAGCCTGGAAGAGAGCGAGAGTCAGATCACCGAATCCATGATGGCCGGTGCAGAACGATCCAGAGGGATCAACCGCCGAAAGCCACGGGGAACGCCAGTTTCAGAGCGGCGGTCACCAGGAGATTGACCAGAGACAAAGGAAGCAGGAATTTCCAGCCCAGATCCAACAGCTGGTCGATACGAACCCGGGGGGTGGTCCAGCGCAGCAGGATGGCCACAAACACCAGCAAGTAGGCCTTCAGCACTGTCATCACGATGCCAACGGATCCCGTGATCACCTGAATCACCGGTGCATCGATCGGCTGGTTCAACCAGCCCGCCAGCCATTCCACGGGGATCGGAAAACCCCAGCCCCCGAGATAGAGAACGGAAACCAGAACAGCCGAGAGCACCAGGTTGATGTAACCAGCCAGGTAGAAGAGGGCGAATTTCATGCCGGCGTACTCGGTCTGGTAGCCAGCCACTAGCTCCTCTTCAGCTTCAGGAAGATCGAAGGGAAGGCGTTCGCACTCGGCCAGGGCACAGATCCAGAAGATCAGGAAGCCCACGGGTTGGCGCCAGATGTTCCAACTCAGGATGCCGGCGCCAGTTTGCTGACCGACGATGTCAACCGTGCTGAGCGAATTGCTCATCATCACGATGGCCAGCACAGCAAGCGCCAGGGGGATTTCGTAGCTGATCGACTGAGCCGCAGCCCGAAGACCACCGAGCAACGAGTACTTGTTGTTGGAGGCATAACCACTCATCAACAGGCCAATCGGCTGAATGCTGCTGAACGCGATCCACAGAAAAATGCCGACCCCGACGTTGCTGATCAGCAGGTTCTGACCGAAGGGGATGATCAGCCAGGAGATGATCACAGGGATCACCACCAACACAGGGCCGAGGGTGAACAGGAGGCTGTCGGCTCGAGCCGGAATGATGTCCTCCTTCACCAGCAGTTTGAGGCCATCGGCGAGGGGCTGAAGCACACCAAGGGCACCGGCGTATTCGGGTCCGATCCGCTGTTGCACCGCCGCAGAAATCTTGCGCTCGAGCCAAACCGACACCAGCACGCCAACGACTGCAGCCACCAGCACCAGCAGCATCGGGAGAGGCAGCCAGAGCAGCCTTGCGGCCTGCTCCGACAGGCCAAATCCCTGAAGCGCCTGGCTGAAACTCAGTTCAAGGTCCAGTCCCGGACTCACCATGGTGTCGACTGAAGTCCTTGCAACTTAAGCGGCCGGAGCGGTGACACGCTCATCTATGGGCATCCACGCGCGTAGCTGGGAGCCCGAATAAATCTGAGAGGGCCGGAAAATGCGATTGGCCCCGAGCTGCTCCCGCCAATGGGCCAGCCAGCCAGCCACGCGTGCGATGGCGAACACCGGCGTGAACAAATCCCTCGGGATGCCGAGCTTCCGGTACACCAGGCCTGAATAGAAATCGACGTTGGGGTAGATGCCTTTGGGCCCGAGGCGGGACTCCGCCTCCCGCTCGATGGCCACCGCTACGTCGTAGAGCTCATCGTGGCCAAAGCGGGCGAACATCTCCTCCACCAAGGCCTGAAGAATCACCGCACGGGGATCCTTCACCTTGTATTCACGGTGGCCGAAACCCATGATCTTGCGCTTGGCGGCCATGGCTTCATCGAGATAGGCGCCGGCGTTCTCGGCTGTTCCCACCTCTTCCAGCATCGCCAGCACATCTTCATTAGCTCCCCCATGCAGAGGTCCGGCAAGGGTGCCCACCGCCGAGGCCACCACGGCGTAGGGATCGGTGAGTGTGCTGGCGGTGACGCGGGCGCTGAAGGTGCTGGCGTTGAGGCTGTGCTCGGCGTGAAGCATCAGGCAACGGTCGAAGATGCGTGCCGCCAGAGGATCCGGCTCACGCTCGGTGAGCATGTAGAGGAAATTGGCGGAGTAGGCCAGGTCGTCGCGGGGCTGAATCGGATCCTGGCCCTTCCGAATCAGCTGGAAGGCCGCAACCATCGTGGGGATCTTGGCGATCAGCCGCACCACCGCGTCATACACGTACTGCGGATCGTCGATGGCCCGACGGGAATAGAACAGCCCCAGGGATGCTGCGCTGGATTGCAGCGCATCCATCGGATGCCCACTTGCGGGGAAACACTTCATCATGTCTCGCACCCGGAAGCTCACCCGCCGGTGCATCTGTACGGCGTGCTCGAACTCCGCCAGCTGATCGCGGCTGGGTAGCTCCCCCCAGATCAGCAAAAAGGCTGTCTCCAGGAAGCTGCTGTTGGCCGCCAGGTCCTGCATTGGATAGCCGCGGTAGGTCAACAGCCCCTGCTCGCCATCGATGTCACAGATGGCGGACTGGGTGGCCGGTACACCATCCAGACCGGGTCGAAGTTCGATGCCTGTCCGCGCATGGCGCAGGTCCCCTGACTGCTTCTGAGCCACCGCCGCGTCGTCGCTGTTGGCAAACCTAAGCCGGCCGGCTCAGATTCCCAGGCTGCCCAGCAGCAGTTTCGGCCGCAGCAGGCCCTCGAGCGTCCAGCCCCCAGGCCCGAACCGAAGCTGCACCACTCCGGCCTTTCGGATCCGCAGGGATCCAGGCGGCAGCCCCAGCAGGTCACAGGCCAACAAGCCAAGGTCCGGTTCATGGCCCACCAGGGCAACGCAACCGCTGTGGTCGTTGAGCACCTCAGCGACAGGTCCGCCGGGGCAGAGCCGCTCGTCACTGTCCAGCACAGGGGCCAGGCCAGCCTGCAGTGCGATCTGTGCTGTCTCCAGCGACCGGTCATAAGGACTGGTGACCAACCGATCCAGCCGCAGACCACCCGCCACCAATGCCTCCATCACCGCCTGGGTGCGGCGGCGTCCCCTCGGCGTCAGCGGCCGATCGGAGGCATCTCGCCCCTCAACCCGTTCGACGGCGATGCCGTGGCGCAGCAGCACCAGCTCAACCAAGCTCGAGTCGGGCATGCAGAGGAAGAACAGACCGGCCTTCATCCTGACGATCGGCCTCCAGGCTGAGGCTGAGCCCCTGGATCCGTGGCTGAAGGGTCTGTCCAGCCATGGCCTGCAGCAAGGTCCAGGGCTGCCAGTCCGCTAGCACGGTTCGGGCCGGTTTGGAAGCCAGCATCAATGACTGGGCCGGGTTGGACTGGTGGTTGCTGAGGTTGCGCCATTGCTGCACGCGTGGTTCCAAAGCCCGACTGTCCTGCCGCTGCACAAGTGATGGCAGGGTTTCACCCCACCAATCGCGATCGCTGTCAGCGGATCGCGCCACCGCCA
Coding sequences within it:
- a CDS encoding methylenetetrahydrofolate reductase, whose amino-acid sequence is MTTALQRAIESGQQAMTAEVMPPRGGDPSHTLAMADHLKGRVHAVNVTDGSRAVMRMSSLAVCRLLLDRGLEPVLQLACRDRNRLALQADLLGAHALGIHNLLCLTGDPVRAGDQADARPVNEFESVKLLRQVTAFNQGKDPVKADLPDGATQLFAGCAADPQSRSWSGLQRRLHRKHEAGARFVQTQMVMDPSALERFQVELAEPLNLPVLAGVFLLKSAKNARFINRVVPGACIPEDLILRLESADNPAMEGVAIAAEQVKRYLGIVQGVHLMAIKAEERIPLVLDQAGVNQLAA
- the pedR gene encoding photosynthetic electron transport-dependent transcriptional regulator PedR, coding for MSSSDPSDPLNISLSAREIEIIELVAEGLTNQEIADRLTISKRTVDNHVSNVFTKTGSKNRVALLNWAMDNGKICRDGFNCCALPDADGPE
- a CDS encoding CYTH domain-containing protein — encoded protein: MAVEIERRFLLNGEDWRSLAGEPQPLRQGYLAASAEGITVRIRLRGAEAAWLTLKAAADAIGLVRHEFEYAIPVADAESLWTLAPHRLEKTRYQLSLAGGDWVVDHFAGRNGPLLLAEVELPAAQTPLEIPSWCGQEITGDGRWSNAALARRPLQDWPLTERQAFGYA
- a CDS encoding NAD(+) kinase; this translates as MRLDRVWVIYRADSQPAQREARQCAKELKALGSEVTTAMSGARVNPFPGLLATQEQLPDLAVVLGGDGTVLGAARHLAVHDIPILSINVGGHLGFLTHDRRVLRGDEIWQRLLNDQYAMERRMMLQAMVDRRSAEERADAPTPLQQPDVEDDDEHHWALNDFYLRAYRDEISPTCTLELEIDGEVVDQIRGDGLILSTPTGSTGYALAAGGPILHPGIDAIVVAPICPMSLSSRTVVVPPRARLVIWPLGAGDHRIKLWKDGVGCTVLEPGECCVVQQARHHAQMVQLNQSPSYYRTVASKLHWAGSLTAAQPSHN
- the nuoK gene encoding NADH-quinone oxidoreductase subunit NuoK; this encodes MTELLSQLPSLQAYLLLAAMLFCIGVWGLINSRNAVRVLMSIELMLNAVNINLMAFSSYVDGDLIRGQVFAVFVITVAAAEAAVGLAILLSLYRNRVTVDMEQFNLLRW
- a CDS encoding NADH-quinone oxidoreductase subunit J, whose translation is MSIATTTELICFLVLSAVVVTGALGVVLLSNIVYSAFLLGGVFMAVAGLYLLLNASFVAAAQVLVYVGAINVLILFAIMLVNKREDLKAIAGLNVRRAVSGGVCLGLLALLVRVVLTTPWSLPGPAAVGEEATARIGEHLFTDYLLPFEVASVLLLMAMIGAIVLARRDVLATDVVTGEVADQGLIEKSRTPLLVERPSS
- the ndhI gene encoding NAD(P)H-quinone oxidoreductase subunit I translates to MFGFLKQVGDYTRDAVDAARNLAQGFSVTFDHMKRRPVTVQYPYEKLIPSERYRGRIHYEFDKCIACEVCVRVCPINLPVVDWVMNKATKKKELRNYSIDFGVCIFCGNCVEYCPTNCLSMTEEYELAAFDRHSLNYDNVALGRLPTSVTTDPSVQPLRELAYLPAGEMDPHGVPNDRPRAGQLPSQVLETLAPPAKVGAKNEGQSTGTTQEGEA
- the nuoH gene encoding NADH-quinone oxidoreductase subunit NuoH, with the protein product MSPGLDLELSFSQALQGFGLSEQAARLLWLPLPMLLVLVAAVVGVLVSVWLERKISAAVQQRIGPEYAGALGVLQPLADGLKLLVKEDIIPARADSLLFTLGPVLVVIPVIISWLIIPFGQNLLISNVGVGIFLWIAFSSIQPIGLLMSGYASNNKYSLLGGLRAAAQSISYEIPLALAVLAIVMMSNSLSTVDIVGQQTGAGILSWNIWRQPVGFLIFWICALAECERLPFDLPEAEEELVAGYQTEYAGMKFALFYLAGYINLVLSAVLVSVLYLGGWGFPIPVEWLAGWLNQPIDAPVIQVITGSVGIVMTVLKAYLLVFVAILLRWTTPRVRIDQLLDLGWKFLLPLSLVNLLVTAALKLAFPVAFGG
- a CDS encoding citrate synthase: MAQKQSGDLRHARTGIELRPGLDGVPATQSAICDIDGEQGLLTYRGYPMQDLAANSSFLETAFLLIWGELPSRDQLAEFEHAVQMHRRVSFRVRDMMKCFPASGHPMDALQSSAASLGLFYSRRAIDDPQYVYDAVVRLIAKIPTMVAAFQLIRKGQDPIQPRDDLAYSANFLYMLTEREPDPLAARIFDRCLMLHAEHSLNASTFSARVTASTLTDPYAVVASAVGTLAGPLHGGANEDVLAMLEEVGTAENAGAYLDEAMAAKRKIMGFGHREYKVKDPRAVILQALVEEMFARFGHDELYDVAVAIEREAESRLGPKGIYPNVDFYSGLVYRKLGIPRDLFTPVFAIARVAGWLAHWREQLGANRIFRPSQIYSGSQLRAWMPIDERVTAPAA
- a CDS encoding SixA phosphatase family protein, giving the protein MPDSSLVELVLLRHGIAVERVEGRDASDRPLTPRGRRRTQAVMEALVAGGLRLDRLVTSPYDRSLETAQIALQAGLAPVLDSDERLCPGGPVAEVLNDHSGCVALVGHEPDLGLLACDLLGLPPGSLRIRKAGVVQLRFGPGGWTLEGLLRPKLLLGSLGI